From Planococcus halocryophilus, the proteins below share one genomic window:
- a CDS encoding PQQ-dependent sugar dehydrogenase, translated as MTKISWSKLMFSAMLMSVLTLAACGNDDTADEKSTDDSEAVTEENAEEGSEEEANESAETEPKVTEFEPAFPEQTRAPAVETETEIETEVIVEGLGVSWGMAEFEPNRLLVTQRDSAELLIVNLEDGSVSDPIEGTPEVNNEDQGGLLDVAIAPDFDESRLVFMTFAQDIEGGTVTAVGKGVLSEDEASLEDFEVIFQATPAYEGTLHYGGRIIFDDDGNLFLTTGERSDDESRDRAQELDAYLGKVIHITQDGEPVDTNPFVEDENALDGIYSYGHRNIQGIDYNPATGDLWIVEFGPQAGDELNIIEPANNYGWPIVSYGIEYTGELVNDGISEHEAQGFVEPRYYWDPTSAPSGMAFYDNDAIPEWENNLFIGALAPSYIVRVVIEDNMIVGEERLLTDEGERFRDILVTEDGALIAITDGGKVYKLSAAGESN; from the coding sequence ATGACGAAAATTTCGTGGTCAAAATTAATGTTCTCTGCAATGCTGATGTCTGTATTAACTTTAGCAGCATGTGGTAATGATGATACTGCAGACGAAAAATCAACGGATGACTCGGAGGCTGTAACAGAAGAAAATGCTGAAGAGGGCTCTGAAGAAGAAGCAAATGAAAGCGCAGAAACTGAACCAAAAGTTACTGAGTTTGAACCCGCATTTCCAGAACAAACAAGAGCACCTGCAGTAGAGACTGAAACAGAAATTGAAACAGAAGTTATTGTTGAGGGTCTTGGCGTCTCTTGGGGTATGGCAGAGTTTGAACCAAATCGCTTACTTGTTACGCAAAGAGATTCAGCAGAACTTCTTATTGTAAACCTTGAAGATGGCTCTGTTTCAGATCCAATCGAAGGTACACCAGAAGTAAATAACGAAGATCAAGGTGGTTTACTTGATGTAGCCATTGCACCTGATTTTGACGAATCGCGATTAGTCTTTATGACGTTTGCTCAAGATATTGAAGGTGGTACGGTAACTGCTGTCGGTAAAGGTGTTTTATCTGAAGATGAAGCTTCACTTGAAGATTTTGAAGTCATCTTCCAAGCGACACCAGCATATGAAGGTACTTTACACTATGGCGGACGGATTATCTTTGATGATGATGGCAACCTATTCTTAACAACTGGTGAACGTTCAGATGACGAAAGTCGCGATCGTGCACAAGAATTAGATGCTTATTTAGGTAAAGTCATTCACATCACACAAGACGGAGAACCAGTAGATACGAATCCATTTGTCGAAGATGAAAACGCACTAGATGGTATATACAGCTACGGCCACCGTAATATTCAAGGTATAGATTACAACCCTGCAACAGGAGACTTATGGATTGTTGAATTCGGTCCACAAGCTGGGGATGAACTGAATATTATTGAACCAGCCAATAACTATGGATGGCCAATTGTTTCTTATGGCATCGAGTACACGGGTGAATTAGTCAATGATGGTATTTCAGAACACGAGGCGCAAGGATTTGTTGAACCAAGATATTATTGGGATCCAACAAGTGCACCAAGTGGTATGGCATTCTATGACAACGACGCCATTCCGGAGTGGGAAAACAACTTGTTCATCGGTGCTTTAGCGCCGAGCTATATTGTCCGTGTCGTTATTGAAGATAACATGATCGTTGGAGAAGAACGTCTATTAACTGACGAAGGCGAACGCTTCCGTGATATTCTTGTCACTGAGGATGGCGCGCTTATTGCCATCACTGATGGCGGTAAGGTTTATAAGCTTTCTGCAGCAGGGGAAAGTAACTAA
- a CDS encoding vWA domain-containing protein, translating into MSGISLKKKAATIVLEKKQLTDVTARVGVVLDISGSMRKLYKEGVVQEVVERVLAVASQFDDDGDLDVWVYDNEFSRLPEATEATFMGYVEKNILSNDSVHKFGRNDEPKVMEDVIRKYTKEELSDDPVFLVFINDGGCKSGIKKFIVESSGQPIFWQFVGIGDSNFDVLRKLDTMGGRVVDNANFFHLEDISQVSDEELYDQLLNEFPMWLKEAKEKRILR; encoded by the coding sequence ATCAGCGGAATTTCTTTGAAGAAAAAAGCGGCGACGATTGTTCTAGAGAAGAAGCAACTGACTGATGTCACTGCACGAGTAGGTGTTGTCCTTGATATTTCAGGTTCCATGAGAAAATTGTATAAGGAAGGTGTCGTACAGGAAGTGGTGGAGCGGGTGTTAGCAGTCGCGAGTCAGTTTGATGATGACGGTGATTTGGATGTTTGGGTCTACGACAACGAATTCTCACGTCTACCAGAAGCGACAGAGGCAACATTCATGGGTTATGTGGAAAAAAATATCCTCTCGAATGACAGCGTGCACAAGTTCGGCCGCAACGATGAACCGAAAGTGATGGAAGATGTAATCCGTAAGTATACGAAAGAAGAACTAAGTGACGATCCTGTATTTCTTGTTTTCATCAATGATGGTGGATGTAAATCGGGCATTAAGAAATTCATCGTGGAATCATCAGGTCAGCCGATCTTTTGGCAGTTTGTAGGGATAGGCGACTCGAATTTCGATGTGCTGCGAAAATTAGATACCATGGGTGGACGAGTGGTCGACAATGCGAACTTCTTCCACCTTGAAGACATCAGCCAAGTATCTGATGAAGAATTATATGATCAGTTGTTGAATGAGTTTCCGATGTGGCTTAAGGAAGCCAAGGAAAAGCGGATTTTGCGCTAA